The following are encoded together in the Mesoterricola sediminis genome:
- a CDS encoding multidrug efflux RND transporter permease subunit, with product MNPSRPFILRPIATSLIMLGILLVGFVAFLQLPVSALPQVDYPTIQVQTFYPGASPDVVATAITAPLERQFGQLPGLNQMTSSSSEGSSLITLQFALDLNIDVAEQQVQAAVNAAGTYLPSDLPNPPIYSKTNPADAPILTLALSSDTLALPKVEEYADTRLAQKISQLPGVGLVSISGGQKPAVRVQANPAALASYGLTLADLRSAVGAANVNQAKGAFDGKMQSYAIGANDQLMNSGQYRPLIIAYKNGNPITLQDVANVIDDTENVKLAAWMNRTPAVILNIQRQPGANIIAVVDRIKTLLPTLQASIPAGVKLQILTDRTTTIRASVEDVEFELLLTIALVIMVIFLFLRTFAATIIPSFAVPLSLVGTFGVMYLLGYSLNNLTLMALTISTGFVVDDAIVMIENIMRFIEEGMPPMEAALKGSEQIGFTIVSLTVSLIAVLIPLLFMGDIVGRLFREFAVTLAVTIIVSAVVSLTLTPMLCARLLKHKPEHQQGRFYMASERVFKRVIDDYGRTLTWVLKHQKATLWVAAGTLGVTVLLYAWIPKGFFPVQDTGVILGISEAPQSVSFSAMAKRQQALANVILEDPAVESLSSFIGVDGTNTTLNSGRIQINLKPLDERGLSASDVIRRLKPKVEEVGDIKLYMQPVQDLTVEDRVSRTQYQYSMEDPDPKVLATWVPRFVEELQKVPILRDVASDLQGSGLQTRLVIDRTSAARLGITPKMIDDALYDAFGQRQISTIFTELNQTRVVLEAMPAFREGPRALDNIYLKSTTGAPVPITAITRIENAYAPLAINHQGQFPAATISFNLARGASIGDAVEAIEKVREGMPDLPASIQAEFKGTAQAFRASLVNTPFLILAALATMYILLGVLYESYIHPVTILSTLPSAGVGALLSLMICRTDFSVIALIGIILLIGIVKKNAILMIDFAIEAERKEGLSPLDAIYQACLLRFRPIMMTTMAALLGAVPLALGTGVGAELRRPLGISIIGGLIFSQVLTLYTTPVIYLAFDRAAKRLGRRRSEASLESRPAEAP from the coding sequence ATGAATCCATCCCGGCCGTTCATCCTCCGGCCCATCGCCACCTCCCTGATCATGCTGGGGATCCTGCTGGTGGGCTTCGTGGCCTTCCTGCAGCTCCCCGTCTCGGCCCTGCCCCAGGTGGACTATCCCACCATCCAGGTGCAGACCTTCTACCCCGGGGCCAGCCCCGACGTGGTGGCCACCGCCATCACGGCGCCCCTGGAGCGCCAGTTCGGCCAGCTTCCCGGCCTGAACCAGATGACCTCCAGCAGTTCGGAGGGCAGCTCCCTCATCACCCTCCAGTTCGCGCTGGACCTGAACATCGACGTGGCCGAGCAGCAGGTGCAGGCCGCCGTGAACGCGGCGGGCACGTACCTCCCCTCCGACCTGCCCAATCCGCCCATCTACAGCAAGACGAACCCGGCCGACGCGCCCATCCTCACCCTGGCGCTCTCCTCGGACACCCTCGCCCTGCCCAAGGTGGAGGAGTACGCCGACACCCGCCTGGCCCAGAAGATCAGCCAGCTGCCGGGGGTGGGCCTCGTGAGCATCTCCGGCGGCCAGAAGCCCGCGGTGCGCGTCCAGGCCAACCCCGCCGCCCTGGCCTCGTACGGGCTCACCCTGGCCGACCTGCGCTCCGCCGTGGGCGCGGCCAACGTGAACCAGGCCAAGGGCGCCTTCGACGGCAAGATGCAGTCGTACGCCATCGGCGCCAACGACCAGCTGATGAACTCCGGCCAGTACCGGCCCCTGATCATCGCCTACAAGAACGGCAACCCCATCACCCTCCAGGACGTGGCCAACGTCATCGACGACACGGAGAACGTGAAGCTGGCCGCGTGGATGAACCGGACCCCGGCCGTCATCCTGAACATCCAGCGCCAGCCCGGCGCCAACATCATCGCCGTCGTCGACCGCATCAAGACCCTTCTGCCCACCCTCCAGGCCTCCATTCCGGCCGGGGTCAAGCTGCAGATCCTCACGGACCGCACCACGACCATCCGGGCCTCCGTCGAGGACGTGGAGTTCGAGCTCCTGCTCACCATCGCCCTGGTGATCATGGTGATCTTCCTGTTCCTGCGCACCTTCGCGGCCACGATCATCCCGAGCTTCGCCGTGCCGCTGTCGCTGGTGGGCACCTTCGGGGTGATGTACCTGCTGGGCTACAGCCTCAACAACCTGACGCTCATGGCCCTGACGATCTCCACCGGCTTCGTGGTGGACGACGCCATCGTCATGATCGAGAACATCATGCGGTTCATCGAGGAGGGCATGCCGCCCATGGAGGCGGCCCTCAAGGGCTCGGAGCAGATCGGCTTCACGATCGTCAGCCTGACGGTCTCCCTCATCGCCGTGCTGATCCCCCTCCTCTTCATGGGCGACATCGTGGGCCGGCTCTTCCGGGAGTTCGCCGTCACCCTGGCCGTGACCATCATCGTCTCGGCCGTGGTGTCCCTGACGCTGACCCCCATGCTCTGCGCCCGCCTCCTGAAGCACAAGCCCGAGCACCAGCAGGGGCGCTTCTACATGGCCTCGGAGCGGGTGTTCAAGCGCGTCATTGACGACTACGGCAGGACCCTCACCTGGGTGCTGAAGCACCAGAAGGCGACCCTCTGGGTGGCCGCGGGCACCCTGGGCGTCACCGTCCTCCTCTACGCCTGGATCCCCAAGGGGTTCTTCCCCGTCCAGGACACCGGCGTGATCCTGGGCATCTCCGAGGCCCCCCAGTCCGTTTCCTTCTCGGCCATGGCCAAGCGCCAGCAGGCCCTGGCCAACGTGATCCTGGAGGATCCGGCCGTGGAGAGCCTCTCCAGCTTCATCGGCGTCGACGGCACGAACACGACCCTCAACAGCGGGCGCATCCAGATCAACCTGAAGCCCCTGGACGAGCGCGGGCTGAGCGCCAGCGACGTGATCCGCCGCCTCAAGCCGAAGGTGGAGGAGGTGGGCGACATCAAGCTCTACATGCAGCCCGTGCAGGACCTCACCGTGGAGGACCGGGTCAGCCGGACCCAGTACCAGTACTCCATGGAGGATCCGGATCCCAAGGTCCTCGCCACCTGGGTGCCCCGGTTCGTGGAGGAGCTCCAGAAGGTGCCCATCCTCCGGGACGTGGCCAGCGACCTCCAGGGCAGCGGCCTCCAGACCCGCCTGGTCATCGACCGGACCTCCGCGGCCCGCCTGGGCATCACCCCCAAGATGATCGACGACGCCCTCTACGACGCCTTCGGGCAGCGCCAGATCTCCACCATCTTCACCGAGCTGAACCAGACCCGCGTCGTGCTCGAGGCCATGCCGGCCTTCCGGGAGGGCCCCCGGGCCCTGGATAACATCTACCTGAAGTCCACCACCGGGGCCCCCGTGCCCATCACGGCCATCACGCGGATCGAGAACGCCTACGCCCCCCTGGCCATCAACCACCAGGGCCAGTTCCCGGCGGCCACCATCTCCTTCAACCTCGCCCGGGGCGCCTCCATCGGCGACGCCGTCGAGGCCATCGAGAAGGTGCGCGAGGGCATGCCCGACCTGCCCGCCAGCATCCAGGCCGAGTTCAAGGGCACCGCCCAGGCCTTCCGGGCCTCCCTCGTCAACACGCCGTTCCTGATCCTGGCCGCCCTGGCGACGATGTACATCCTCCTGGGCGTGCTCTACGAGAGCTACATCCATCCGGTGACCATCCTTTCCACCCTGCCCTCGGCCGGGGTGGGCGCCCTCCTGAGCCTCATGATCTGCCGCACCGACTTCAGCGTGATCGCCCTCATCGGCATCATCCTGCTGATCGGCATCGTGAAGAAGAACGCCATCCTCATGATCGACTTCGCCATCGAGGCCGAGCGGAAGGAGGGCCTCAGCCCCCTGGACGCCATCTACCAGGCCTGCCTCCTCCGGTTCCGGCCCATCATGATGACCACCATGGCGGCTCTCCTGGGCGCGGTCCCCCTCGCCCTGGGCACGGGCGTGGGCGCCGAGCTGCGGCGGCCCCTGGGCATCTCCATCATCGGCGGCCTGATCTTCAGCCAGGTGCTGACCCTCTACACCACCCCCGTGATCTACCTGGCCTTCGACCGCGCCGCGAAGCGGCTCGGCCGGCGCCGGTCCGAGGCTTCGCTGGAATCCCGCCCCGCGGAAGCCCCATGA
- a CDS encoding MdtA/MuxA family multidrug efflux RND transporter periplasmic adaptor subunit: MDANDTTYQPAAVPAAASRPWWVWAIGAAVAAGVLIAIVRLGFGGKKPAPPPRAVPVSTATVKTGAMPVNLSGLGTVVPTDNVVIKTRVDGQIMKIFFREGQMVKAGELLAQIDPRPFQVALLQAEGQMAKDQAALKNARMDLARVRTLFNQKIVSQQQLDTQTALVDQYEAAVKSDLGSVESARLNLTYSRITSPVAGKVGLKLVDTGNVVRASDTTGLVTVTPVSPINVVFTVPADAIQSVLKSSGGGKMPAVAVFDRDMDTRLAEGRLLAVDNQVDSATGTVRLKAQFDNGAGTLFPNQFVNARLLVDTLKDALMVPAAALQRSPAGTYVYVVKPDSTVDMRVVEPLFTEGDVTALKKGVAPGEKVVISGLDKLRPGSKVAEDVPGPKPAAGERKAAP, encoded by the coding sequence ATGGACGCCAACGACACCACCTACCAACCTGCCGCCGTTCCGGCGGCCGCTTCGAGGCCCTGGTGGGTCTGGGCCATCGGGGCCGCGGTCGCCGCGGGTGTCCTGATTGCCATCGTCCGCCTGGGCTTCGGCGGCAAGAAGCCCGCTCCGCCCCCCCGCGCGGTCCCCGTCAGTACCGCCACCGTGAAGACCGGCGCCATGCCCGTGAACCTGAGCGGGCTGGGGACAGTCGTGCCCACGGACAACGTGGTCATCAAGACCCGGGTCGATGGGCAGATCATGAAGATCTTTTTCCGGGAAGGGCAGATGGTGAAGGCGGGCGAGCTGCTCGCGCAGATCGATCCCCGGCCCTTCCAGGTGGCCCTCCTGCAGGCCGAGGGCCAGATGGCCAAGGACCAGGCGGCCCTGAAGAACGCCCGCATGGACCTGGCCCGGGTCCGCACCCTCTTCAACCAGAAGATCGTGAGCCAGCAGCAGCTGGACACCCAGACGGCACTCGTCGATCAGTACGAGGCCGCCGTGAAGAGCGACCTGGGCTCCGTGGAAAGCGCCCGCCTGAACCTGACCTACAGCCGCATCACCTCCCCCGTGGCCGGCAAGGTGGGCCTCAAGCTGGTGGACACGGGCAACGTGGTCCGCGCCAGCGACACCACCGGCCTGGTGACCGTCACCCCGGTCTCCCCCATCAACGTGGTCTTCACGGTGCCGGCCGACGCCATCCAGAGCGTCCTGAAGAGCAGCGGCGGCGGCAAGATGCCCGCGGTCGCCGTCTTTGACCGGGACATGGACACCCGCCTGGCCGAGGGCCGCCTCCTGGCCGTGGACAACCAGGTGGACAGCGCCACCGGCACGGTGCGCCTCAAGGCCCAGTTCGACAACGGGGCGGGGACCCTCTTCCCCAACCAGTTCGTGAACGCCCGGCTCCTGGTCGACACCCTCAAGGACGCCCTGATGGTGCCCGCCGCCGCCCTCCAGCGCAGCCCGGCCGGGACCTACGTCTACGTCGTGAAGCCCGATTCGACCGTGGACATGCGCGTCGTCGAGCCCCTGTTCACCGAAGGGGACGTCACGGCCCTGAAGAAGGGCGTGGCCCCCGGCGAGAAGGTGGTGATCAGCGGCCTGGACAAGCTCCGCCCAGGCAGCAAGGTCGCCGAGGACGTCCCGGGTCCCAAGCCGGCCGCCGGTGAGCGCAAGGCCGCCCCATGA
- a CDS encoding acyl-CoA dehydrogenase family protein, with protein MAGAYANFTHMTDYMGLEGLLTEEERMVRETAREFVNREVLPIIEGHAQAMTFPAHLIPAMGELGFFGPTLPERYGCAGLSQTAYGLLMYELERGDSGLRSFASVQGSLVMWPIHAYGSEAQKAHWLPLLASGAKVGCFGLTEPDFGSNPGGMLTRAERLGGGKWRLNGTKMWITNGTVADLAIVWAKTDGGIRGFLVEKGAPGFSAPETHGKWSLRASVTSELVLEDVVVDEETSLLPGAKGLKAPLSCLTQARYGIAWGALGAADACYQCALDYAQSRVQFDRPIASYQLQQEKLAWMVTELTKGQLLALQLGRLKGADASTPAQVSMAKMNNVNVALEICRKARTILGANGILDEYPVMRHMANLESVYTYEGTHDMHTLIVGEQVTGIPAYR; from the coding sequence ATGGCCGGCGCCTACGCGAATTTCACCCACATGACGGACTACATGGGATTGGAAGGCCTCCTCACCGAAGAGGAGCGGATGGTCCGGGAGACCGCCCGGGAGTTCGTGAACCGGGAGGTGCTGCCCATCATCGAGGGCCACGCCCAGGCCATGACCTTCCCCGCCCACCTGATCCCCGCCATGGGCGAGCTGGGCTTCTTCGGGCCCACCCTCCCGGAGCGCTACGGCTGCGCGGGCCTTTCCCAGACCGCCTACGGGCTCCTCATGTACGAGCTGGAGCGGGGCGATTCGGGGCTGCGCTCCTTCGCCTCCGTCCAGGGCTCCCTGGTCATGTGGCCCATCCACGCCTACGGCAGCGAGGCCCAGAAGGCCCACTGGCTCCCCCTCCTCGCCTCCGGGGCGAAGGTCGGCTGCTTCGGCCTCACCGAACCCGACTTCGGCTCCAACCCGGGCGGCATGCTGACCCGCGCCGAGCGCCTCGGGGGCGGGAAGTGGCGCCTGAACGGCACCAAGATGTGGATCACCAACGGGACCGTGGCCGACCTGGCCATCGTCTGGGCGAAGACGGACGGCGGCATCCGCGGCTTCCTCGTGGAGAAGGGCGCGCCGGGCTTCAGCGCCCCCGAGACCCACGGCAAGTGGAGCCTCCGGGCCTCCGTCACCTCCGAGCTCGTCCTGGAGGACGTGGTGGTGGATGAGGAGACGAGCCTCCTGCCCGGCGCCAAGGGCCTGAAGGCCCCGCTCTCCTGCCTCACCCAGGCCCGCTATGGCATCGCCTGGGGGGCCCTGGGGGCCGCCGACGCCTGCTACCAGTGCGCCCTGGACTACGCCCAGAGCCGGGTCCAGTTCGACCGGCCCATCGCCTCTTACCAGCTCCAGCAGGAGAAGCTGGCCTGGATGGTCACCGAGCTGACCAAGGGGCAGCTACTCGCCCTGCAGCTGGGCCGCCTCAAGGGGGCCGACGCCAGCACCCCCGCCCAGGTCTCCATGGCCAAGATGAACAACGTCAACGTGGCGCTGGAGATCTGCCGCAAGGCCCGGACCATCCTCGGGGCCAACGGCATCCTCGACGAGTACCCCGTCATGCGCCACATGGCCAACCTGGAGAGCGTCTACACCTACGAGGGCACCCACGACATGCACACCCTCATCGTGGGCGAGCAGGTCACGGGCATCCCCGCCTACCGCTGA
- a CDS encoding multidrug efflux RND transporter permease subunit, which yields MSISAPFIRRPVATSLLTLAIALAGSLAFKFLPVSPLPQVEFPTIQVSAGLPGASPETMASSVATPLERQFGRIAGVTEMTSNSSLGSTSITLQFDLNRNIDAAARDVQAAINAARGNLPANLPNNPRYRKVNPADAPVMLFSLTSDIVPREEMYDIASKVLQQKLAQVPGVGQVFVWGGALPAVRVEVDPNALHARGVGLEDVRRTLLQANVNQPKGALVDGDTTSILDTSDQLLKAKDYQDLVISFNKGAALQVRDVARVVDGVEDLRNDGVTNGKPSVSMAVFRQPGANIIETVDRVRALEPSLKASLPPAVQFSEVLDATQTIRASVKDVERTLLLTIALVIGVVFMFLRDWRSTLIPSVAVPVSLVGTFGVMYLLGYSVDNLSLMALTVATGFVVDDAIVVVENITRHLEAGLSPFDAALEGAREIGFTVLSISISLCAVFIPILLMGGIVGRLFREFAITLSVSILMSMVVSLTTTPMMCARLLRPAAEAHHGALYQRTERWWNAILDAYRRSLTWVFAHKRATFAVTVGTFVATIGLYVFVPKGFFPQQDTGRIMGAIQADQSISFQAMKWRLREFVRIVQEDKAVSAVSGSVGGGGTTNTGRLFVALKPVEERDVTADQVIARLRPKLSRIPGANLYLQPVQDIRVGGRGGNAQFQYTLQGDDSRELFQWAPRVFERMRTLKELADVNTDQQNQGLQASVVVDRATASRLGVTTQAIDNTLYDAFGQRPVSTLYTNLIQYHVILEVAPEYWQNPDSLDRIQVKSSTGAMVPLSAFARFDRQTTLLAVAHQGQLPAVTITFNLAPGVAIGDAVTAIEKAKEQIRLPATIRGNFMGTAQAFKASMANQPILLLAAFAAVYLVLGVLYESLVHPLTIISSLPSAGVGALVALLVCGTELSFIAFIGIILLIGIVKKNAILMIDFAIEAERREGLTSEEAIFQACLLRFRPITMTTMAALLGGLPLALGHGAGAELRRPLGIAIVGGLLVSQVLTLYTTPVIYIFMDRITGRSRHRRGNAEVPALES from the coding sequence ATGAGCATTTCCGCGCCCTTCATCCGGCGGCCGGTCGCCACCTCCCTGCTCACCCTCGCCATCGCGCTGGCGGGGAGCCTGGCCTTCAAGTTCCTGCCGGTCTCGCCCCTCCCCCAGGTGGAGTTCCCCACCATCCAGGTCTCCGCGGGCCTCCCGGGCGCCAGCCCGGAGACCATGGCCTCCTCCGTGGCCACGCCGCTAGAGCGCCAGTTCGGGCGCATCGCGGGCGTCACGGAGATGACGTCCAACAGCAGCCTGGGCTCCACCAGCATCACCCTCCAGTTCGACCTGAACCGGAATATCGACGCCGCCGCCCGGGACGTTCAGGCCGCCATCAACGCGGCCCGGGGCAACCTCCCCGCCAACCTGCCCAACAATCCCCGGTACCGCAAGGTGAACCCGGCCGACGCGCCCGTGATGCTCTTCAGCCTCACCTCGGACATCGTGCCCCGGGAGGAGATGTACGACATCGCCTCCAAGGTCCTCCAGCAGAAGCTGGCCCAGGTGCCCGGGGTGGGCCAGGTGTTCGTGTGGGGCGGCGCCCTGCCCGCGGTGCGGGTGGAGGTCGACCCCAACGCCCTCCACGCCAGGGGCGTCGGCCTCGAGGACGTGCGGCGGACCCTGCTCCAGGCCAACGTGAACCAGCCCAAGGGGGCCCTGGTCGACGGGGACACCACGAGCATCCTGGACACATCGGACCAGCTCCTGAAGGCCAAGGACTACCAGGACCTGGTCATCAGCTTCAACAAGGGCGCCGCCCTCCAGGTCCGGGACGTGGCCCGGGTGGTGGACGGCGTGGAGGACCTGCGCAACGACGGCGTGACCAACGGGAAGCCTTCGGTGAGCATGGCCGTCTTCCGGCAGCCCGGCGCCAACATCATCGAGACCGTGGACCGGGTGCGGGCCCTGGAGCCCTCGCTCAAGGCCAGCCTGCCGCCCGCGGTCCAGTTCTCGGAGGTCCTGGACGCCACCCAGACCATCCGCGCCTCCGTGAAGGACGTGGAACGCACCCTCCTGCTGACCATCGCCCTGGTCATCGGGGTCGTGTTCATGTTCCTGCGGGACTGGCGCTCCACCCTCATCCCCAGCGTCGCCGTGCCCGTGTCCCTCGTGGGGACCTTCGGGGTCATGTACCTGCTCGGCTACAGCGTGGACAACCTGTCCCTCATGGCCCTGACCGTCGCCACCGGCTTCGTGGTGGACGACGCCATCGTGGTGGTCGAGAACATCACCCGGCACCTGGAGGCGGGCCTGAGCCCCTTCGACGCCGCCCTCGAGGGGGCCCGGGAGATCGGGTTCACGGTCCTGTCCATCAGCATCTCCCTCTGCGCCGTCTTCATCCCCATCCTGCTCATGGGCGGCATCGTCGGGCGGCTCTTCCGGGAATTCGCGATCACCCTGTCGGTGTCCATCCTCATGTCCATGGTGGTCTCCCTGACCACGACCCCAATGATGTGCGCCCGCCTCCTCCGGCCCGCCGCGGAAGCCCACCACGGGGCGCTCTACCAGCGCACGGAACGCTGGTGGAACGCCATCCTGGACGCCTACCGGCGGAGCCTCACCTGGGTGTTCGCCCACAAGCGCGCCACCTTCGCGGTGACCGTGGGCACCTTCGTGGCGACCATCGGGCTGTACGTCTTCGTGCCCAAGGGCTTCTTCCCCCAGCAGGACACGGGCCGCATCATGGGCGCCATCCAGGCCGACCAGTCCATCTCCTTCCAGGCCATGAAGTGGCGCCTGCGGGAGTTCGTCCGCATCGTCCAGGAGGACAAGGCCGTGAGCGCCGTCTCCGGGTCCGTGGGCGGCGGCGGCACCACCAACACCGGCCGCCTCTTCGTGGCCCTGAAACCCGTCGAGGAACGGGACGTCACCGCCGACCAGGTCATCGCGCGCCTGCGCCCCAAGCTGTCCCGGATCCCCGGCGCGAACCTCTACCTCCAGCCCGTCCAGGACATCCGCGTCGGCGGACGGGGCGGCAACGCCCAGTTCCAGTACACCCTCCAGGGCGACGACTCCCGGGAGCTCTTCCAGTGGGCGCCGCGGGTGTTCGAGCGCATGCGCACCCTGAAGGAACTGGCCGACGTGAACACCGACCAGCAGAACCAGGGCCTCCAGGCCTCGGTTGTGGTGGACCGGGCCACGGCGAGCCGCCTCGGGGTCACCACCCAGGCCATCGACAACACCCTCTACGACGCCTTCGGCCAGCGCCCCGTCTCCACCCTCTACACGAACCTCATCCAGTACCACGTGATCCTGGAGGTGGCCCCCGAGTACTGGCAGAACCCCGACTCCCTGGACCGCATCCAGGTCAAGTCCTCCACGGGCGCCATGGTCCCCCTCTCGGCCTTCGCCAGGTTCGACCGGCAGACGACGCTCCTGGCCGTGGCCCACCAGGGCCAGCTCCCGGCCGTGACCATCACCTTCAACCTGGCGCCGGGCGTGGCCATCGGCGATGCCGTGACCGCCATCGAGAAGGCCAAGGAGCAGATCCGCCTGCCGGCCACCATCCGGGGCAACTTCATGGGCACGGCCCAGGCCTTCAAGGCCTCCATGGCCAACCAGCCCATCCTCCTCCTCGCGGCCTTCGCGGCGGTCTACCTGGTGCTGGGCGTGCTCTACGAGAGCCTGGTCCACCCGCTGACCATCATCAGCAGCCTGCCGTCGGCGGGCGTGGGCGCCCTCGTGGCCCTCCTGGTGTGCGGGACGGAGCTGAGCTTCATCGCCTTCATCGGCATCATCCTGCTGATCGGCATCGTGAAGAAGAACGCCATCCTCATGATCGACTTCGCCATCGAGGCCGAGCGCCGGGAGGGCCTCACCTCCGAGGAGGCGATCTTCCAGGCCTGCCTCCTGCGCTTCCGCCCCATCACCATGACGACCATGGCGGCCCTCCTGGGAGGCCTGCCCCTCGCCCTGGGCCACGGCGCCGGCGCCGAGCTGCGGCGGCCCCTGGGCATCGCCATCGTCGGGGGCCTTCTGGTCAGCCAGGTCCTGACCCTCTACACCACCCCCGTCATCTACATCTTCATGGACCGGATCACCGGCAGGTCCAGGCACCGCCGCGGGAATGCGGAGGTTCCGGCCCTGGAAAGTTGA
- a CDS encoding 6-phosphofructokinase has product MKNKIRRIAISTGGGDAPGLNAVIRAATLAGMDRGWEVYGIREGFNGIFFPERYADGGFMRLTRDRIRGITHLGGTILGTTNKGNPLHFPLKMPDGTVKEVDRTGEILEFFAKRELDALISVGGDGSLTIANALAERGLRVVGVPKTIDNDLDKTFTTFGFDTAVAFATECLDRLHSTAESHQRVMVVEVMGRYAGWIALHAGIAGRAHAILIPEIPFDLERVVEKIRTRDANNQQYTIVMVAEGATPKDGARILAAPAETGHAERLGGIGEQVAQALQERTNKDARVVVLGHLLRGGSPTAFDRLAALRFGAAAVRGLEQGETGVMVALAIDGVRYVPLEEVAGRMKAVPLDGDTVQTARDLGICMGDR; this is encoded by the coding sequence ATGAAGAACAAGATCCGACGCATCGCCATCAGCACCGGCGGAGGCGACGCCCCCGGCCTGAACGCCGTGATCCGGGCCGCCACCCTCGCCGGCATGGACCGGGGCTGGGAGGTCTACGGCATCCGGGAGGGCTTCAACGGCATCTTCTTCCCCGAACGCTACGCCGACGGCGGCTTCATGCGGCTCACCCGGGACCGGATCCGGGGGATCACGCACCTGGGGGGGACCATCCTGGGCACCACCAACAAGGGCAACCCCCTCCACTTCCCCCTGAAGATGCCCGACGGCACCGTCAAGGAGGTGGACCGCACCGGGGAGATCCTTGAATTCTTCGCCAAGCGCGAACTGGACGCCCTCATCTCGGTGGGCGGCGACGGCAGCCTCACCATCGCCAACGCCCTGGCCGAGCGCGGCCTCCGGGTGGTCGGGGTCCCCAAGACCATCGACAACGACCTGGACAAGACCTTCACCACGTTCGGCTTCGACACGGCCGTGGCCTTCGCCACGGAATGCCTGGACCGGCTCCACAGCACCGCCGAGAGCCACCAGCGGGTGATGGTCGTGGAGGTGATGGGCCGCTACGCGGGCTGGATCGCCCTGCACGCGGGGATCGCCGGCCGGGCCCACGCCATCCTCATCCCCGAGATCCCCTTCGACCTGGAGCGCGTCGTCGAGAAGATCCGGACCCGGGACGCCAACAACCAGCAGTACACGATCGTCATGGTGGCCGAGGGCGCCACCCCCAAGGACGGGGCGCGCATCCTGGCCGCGCCGGCGGAGACGGGCCACGCCGAGCGCCTCGGGGGCATCGGGGAGCAGGTGGCCCAGGCCCTCCAGGAGCGCACCAACAAGGACGCCCGGGTCGTCGTGCTGGGCCACCTCCTGCGGGGCGGCAGCCCCACGGCCTTCGACCGCCTGGCGGCCCTGCGCTTCGGCGCGGCGGCGGTGCGCGGCCTGGAACAGGGGGAGACCGGCGTCATGGTGGCCCTGGCCATCGACGGCGTCCGCTATGTGCCCCTGGAGGAGGTCGCCGGCCGCATGAAGGCCGTGCCTCTGGACGGGGACACCGTCCAGACCGCCCGGGACCTGGGCATCTGCATGGGCGACCGCTAA